The genomic segment GTACCGCATCCGCTCGCTGGCAGGGCAACCTCACCGAGGGGTCCGGCACCGTCCGCACCGGCAAGGGCGGCCTGTCCGGCAACTACTCCTTCAAGTCGCGCTTCGAGGAGGGCGAGGGGACCAACCCCGAGGAGCTGATCGGCGCCGCGCACGCCGGCTGCTTCTCGATGGCGCTCTCCAAGCAGCTCGCCGACGCCGGCGCCCAGGAGACCGCGGTGGAGACCACCGCCAAGGTGCACTTCGACAAGACCGACGCCGGCATGACCGTGACCCGCATCGACCTGGAGACCGTGGGTCAGGTTCCGGGCATCGACCAGGCCGAGTTCACCAAGCTCGCCGAGGCGGCCAAGGAGAACTGCCCGATCTCCCGGCTGCTGTCGCCGGGCGCGCAGATCACGCTGAACGCCCGTCTGGCCTGACATCGCGTACGCCACGGCGGGGGTGTCCTGCGGGACGCCCTCGCCGTGCGGCGTGCCCACCGGGAGGGAGTGACCGGGCCGCGTGGCCGTGGAGATGAGCCGGGACCGGTTCGAGGAACTGGTCGGCGAGGCACTCGACGAGGTGCCCGAGGAACTGCTCGGGTTGATGAGCAACGTGGTCATCCTGGTGGAGGACGACCCGCCGCCGGGTGAGGACCTGCTCGGCCTGTACGAGGGGCACTCGCTCACCTCGCGCGGCTGGGACTACTCCGGCGTGCTGCCCGACCGCATCCTGATCTACCGCAACCCGATCCTGGCGATCTGCGACACCGACGACGACGTCGTCGACGAGGTCGCGATCACCGTGGTGCACGAGATCGCCCACCACTTCGGCATCGACGACGAGCGCCTGCACGCCCTGGGCTGGGGCTGACCGGCCCTCGGCGCGTCCCCGCTCGGCTGATCCCGGCGGTTGCGCAGGTCCCCTAACCTGCGGATCAGGCAGAACCCGATGCAGGAGGAAGACCCATGCGTAGCGCGCTGTTCTCCGCGGAGAACCTCGAGAAGGAGTCCCAGCAGCCGGGCATGCGGTTGCAGAACTCCAAGATGCTGAAGATCGAGCTGAACGGCGAGGCCATGGCCCGGGTCGGGTCGATGGTCGCCTACCAGGGGCAGGTGCAGTTCCAGGCACTCGGCTCCGGCGGCATCGGCAAGTTCATCAAGCAGCGGCTCACCGGCGAGGGCGTGCCGCTGATGAAGGTCTCCGGGCGCGGCGACGTCTTCCTCGCCGACTTCGCCAAGGACGTGCACGTCATCGACCTGGAGCCGGGCGACGCGCTGTCCATCAACGGCTCCAGCGTGCTGGCGTTCGACTCGACGCTCCAGTACGACATCAAGATGGTCGGCGGCGCCGGTTTCGCGTCCTCATCCGGCCTGTTCAACTGCGTCT from the Micromonospora sp. WMMA1947 genome contains:
- a CDS encoding AIM24 family protein, translated to MRSALFSAENLEKESQQPGMRLQNSKMLKIELNGEAMARVGSMVAYQGQVQFQALGSGGIGKFIKQRLTGEGVPLMKVSGRGDVFLADFAKDVHVIDLEPGDALSINGSSVLAFDSTLQYDIKMVGGAGFASSSGLFNCVFTGYGRIAITTNGTPVVLNVDAPTYVDPQAAVCWSANLQTGYHRAEQLGLGTLLGRSTGEAFTMSFAGQGFVVVQPSEEPPVAGSGSQQQGGVLGGLLQ
- a CDS encoding metallopeptidase family protein, yielding MEMSRDRFEELVGEALDEVPEELLGLMSNVVILVEDDPPPGEDLLGLYEGHSLTSRGWDYSGVLPDRILIYRNPILAICDTDDDVVDEVAITVVHEIAHHFGIDDERLHALGWG
- a CDS encoding OsmC family protein, encoding MPIRTASARWQGNLTEGSGTVRTGKGGLSGNYSFKSRFEEGEGTNPEELIGAAHAGCFSMALSKQLADAGAQETAVETTAKVHFDKTDAGMTVTRIDLETVGQVPGIDQAEFTKLAEAAKENCPISRLLSPGAQITLNARLA